TCCAATACTAAGGAGCACAGTAGGCTCCCTGGGTCATGATAAAATTGTGAGGAGGGTAGgggtagaaaaataaaaaactgaataTGGAAGACAACTTTTTCCTAATTAGCCCAATTTTCACACTTACAAAACAGCCACATGAAATAGGAAGTCACTTCTCCCAGCTAATGCACAGTGAGATATAAATGACGCACCTGTCCACTGGAGTAGATGTATTTTCAATAAAACTGATAACTTTCTCTTTCACATTCACAGATTTAGTCTTCAAAGCAACAGTCATTTTATTCACTAGGGATTTCACTCCTTTCCCATCACCTGAACTGTTAGGAGAATCACCCTGTAAAAGGAACTCCTCTCAGGATTAATCATATAAAAGTATGTTATTTCATCTCAAAGAATATATTAAAAGGGAAACAGACTACAAAACAGCAATTTACTTTTTGGTATTCAGTAGAACCTTAATTACACAACTGAGTATTTCTTTAGAGTTCTATCAAATAACAGCAATGATATGTGGCTGAGGAAAATATCATCCCATAAAGCAAGCTTGACAAACTATATTACTGAGCACTCTGCTACGGACATCTAGACAAAGGAATCCTATTAGTGATACACCACATCTAAATTAAAAGCTAAATTCTACACATAATGTATCAGCTGTAGAAAAGATACAATTTTGAGCTTTGCCATGAAATTGTATGCCACTTTATAGTAACTTATTCCCAGAGTGAGTAAGAGCCAGGGAAAGAGTTGTCTATTACATGTATTCTGCTGGAGAATGACTACAGCAAGTTCTTACCTACAAACTCTTCCCCTCAAGAGGATAAAAATGTTTAGGTCACATATGACTAGACTGTGATCATAGTTTGAAATTTAaacatgcaaatgaaaacagtCATGACTTGCAATAATGCATTTTATGGAATAGAATAaagaatgtgaagaaaaaacatgTGACACCTAGGGTTCCCATCCCACTGTAACACTTACACTAAAATTTCACTTACATCAACAGAGCTTATGCTATTCCTTGAGCCTGAGGTACTAGCAATCCAGTGGCCATATCCATTATCTGGTCCTTCCACATTGATATCTGCTAAGTGCTGTTGGAGGGCTGTTAAAGGGCCattaaaaacattcagaatTACATGGACTTAGTCTGTTGATAAAAATATTGTATATACCCAAGACTATAATCAGGAACAAATTTTTCCCCACAATTCAATAAAATAGATAAATTCAGCGATCACTATAATAATCCCCGGCTTTTCTTTCAGTAGTACAAATGCATTAAGACAatctaattttatatttttctaattgCCTATTTATCTACGTAATATACTAATTATTTTAGTAAACATTTAGAATaaagcagcaattaaaaataaatcactgcttTGATTTTGAAGACAGCTCTTACAACACCAAACATATCGATCAATTGTATTGTTAATAACGTCATATTGTAGCACATATCTCTCCACTGATTATTTCCAGCAACATCAACTACAGAATTATGAACTCCTGAtttaagaaatcaaaacagcagTTAATAGTAATTATGAAGTTGCATCTTCATAGGAATCTGCAATCTACAGTGGTTAAAACATCTAGAATGCTAAGCTGGAAGAGGGAATTTCCCCAATTCCTGCATTATTTTTCACCACTCAGAAATCTGGTTAAGCCATAAGAGTTAACCAAAAATGTTTAAGTGCACAGTGTTTActtacacaaaacaaaaacctgacaAATGAGACCTACTTGCTATTCATTTAAATAGTTTTTAGCGAAAGCCTCAAAAATACCAACAGTGTCAATATATCAAGATTTTTCAAGTcaaatttcattattaataaGCTTACCCATAAAGCCTCCTTTGGCAATGCTCACATACTCCTTATTTTTCTGCAACAGAAAAGATAATTCTGATCAGAGCAAAAACCTTTAGAATGAGTTTGGCAAATATGGTAATGAAACAGGTTGGTTTGATTACTAAAAACTGTGAACTCAAGTAATGTAAAAACCAATTGagattttaagcagaaaatattttgccatttaCCATCAATGACACATGCAGACACCCTTTACTCCAGCTGTTAAATCAAGGGCAATTTAATAGTACCTGTAAGAAATGTGCTAACACCATGTTCATGTACATATCTTCTTCTTCCCTGCCACTTCCCATGAAGCAGAGGTGTTCCCCACCAGCTATGGAGCCAGACTTAATAGATTGTTTTTGTGCTTCTAACAGGGATTTTACAGACTGTGCAAATTCTGATGGGTTTTGAAGCATCTGTggaatgaacaaacaaaaaatactgtttgaCACCAAGATATTGTAACACAGGTGGTGAAAGGAGACAAACTTTGAGAATGGTTACAACTCATTGAGCACAAGCAAGGCAACATCAGCACTGTGCAAGTCACACGCAGGGAACCTGCCAGACCTCATGCTACATAAAGAACACTGTGAATGGTCCTTTACTTCCTCACCCCACTTGCTCTCCCCAGGAAAGCATTTGTTAGTTTATTTCTGAAGGCATCAAGTAATAGTGGAACAAGTCTTTGTAACTTTCATGTTGCATCGATTTCATAATACAGCAGTGAGACTGGTTTCCATATTTACACATGTTTGGGTACAACACATTCAAACTTTGGAGATTTGAAACCCTTTAAACTACCTAGAATTTCTAGATGCCAGTAAAGTCTTCCTCTTGTTGCCTCCCCACTAagctttttcttgtttatttatcAAGATTTGGGAGAAGAAATTACAATTGAGAATACAAGGAGGTATCTGTGATTCCTTGTACTCTCAAAAAGTTAAGGCTGGGATACATGAAGGGTTACTATGCATGCAAAAACATGAATTCCATATGAGAGATGGAGAAACAAGGACTTTCTCAATACAGCTAAAATTTTAACCTGTGTTTGTGGGGAAGGTACTTATTTAAACTCATAAGAGAATTTTGACCTGTAACTGGACtgaggggggcagggaggggccAGAAGGGATTCTCATCATTTTGTCTGCACAGTGGATCAAATGACAAAGGACAAAGTCAAACGTACACAACCTAGCCATCAGTAAGTAAGGCTGAATTTTAACTGGGGTTGTCCTAGAGATAAAGGCTGGTACTTTATTACACAGGTCCTACATCTCACTACTTCCTCTAACTATAAATGAGATGGATTccaaagtgttttctttccccatcATCTCTCCTTATAATAATTTTTGCATGCTTTGCACATACAGCAATATGAAATGCACTGAAATTCCATTAATGACTTTTCATCACAAAAGTTTTTCCTTATAATATTTTCCTAGCattgaagttttaaaaacaaggaTGAACCTGGTGACATTCATCCACCATCGTTCATGAAGGACCATTAATTCcaatatacattttaaatacatatgaACTGATCATATCTAATTTAAGACTTTGTTTTTAAGGACTCCTTTTTCATATACTTTCAGCTATTTGTACTACTTAATAACTTAAAATGTTTATTCCTACTACACTGAATATGACATTCAATTAAGACTAGCACCCCCATAGGACAGAGAAAGTTTTCCTAAATGATTTTTGATCCAGGTTAAAAACCACACTATCAAAGAACcgttttggttggaaaagacccttgtcatcgagtccaaccacAAACCTTACACTGCCAACTCTTCATTGCTAAGccacatccccaagtgccacatccacaagtaataaatacctccagggatggtgactcaaccccttccctgggcagcccattccaatgcttgacaacccttttggggaagaaatttttcctaatatccagcctaaacttcccctggtgcaacttcCTCGTGTCCTACAGCTTGTTACTTGTGAGAAGAAACTGACACCCATCTTGCCATAACCTCCTTCAGATAGTCACAGAAAGCACTAAAGTCACCCTTCAGcctccttttttctcctatgtaattatatttaatattatatttacaTATCTGCATATGATACTGAATAATGAATCATTTTAATTAGAGCGGTAAAGATATTAGATGCAGGATTGAACTTAACTAAGGTATACAAGTCTTTTATGATGTATATCCAAATAAATCATTCCATACAGCTTCCACAGTCTGCTTGAAGTAAAATAGTTGAGGGCTAATCTAGAAGTGATGAATACACTACTGAAATGGAAGtgattttgaggggaaaaaaggacagagaaaattACGACTGAATAACGTTCAATTAGGATTTCATCATCAAATAGAAAGTACAAAATCTTTATTGAATTTATTAGTTCATAGCATATCTCAGTACTAAAATTAATGCACTTTCTCTTTCATATTGTAcagcaaaaattttaaagaagcaACCAAACCCTTCTCAAGATATATGCTCTGTAAAAGCAGACTGTAGTAAGACTGGCTGAggcaaaaaaagagacaaagaaaaacgTGCTCTTTTTGTATAATTAATTACACCTTTCACTGGAAATTAGGATGCTAAAAAGAGATTTCTCCTCCAAGCAATGTATAGTCTTTAGTCTGTATGGAATTCCATTCCCAACCAAAGAACAGGAAGTCTGGAATCCCAAATTCTAATGTCATTAAGGACTAAACTTCTCAGTAAAATGATAGTTCTACCATCTCCTTTAGAGAAGCTAAGTTTTGAAACCTTATTACATAGGTAGACACTGCAGTCCACAGACTGGAGCCTAAATTaaggatattttattttccaaggcAGGCATTTCTCTCCCCTTCTATCTCAGTTAGGATTCAAATACcagtaaagaaacaaaaagcatacAAACCAAATCTGAGTCTAAATGAAATGCTGTTGATAAATGGCCAGCATTGTATTGCTCTGCAGGACGACAATCCACTACAAAGAATCTCACTCCTTcctgaaagagaaatttttaacttttaaaattgcatAATTATTGACAGAATTCAATCACATTCTAATTCTAATGCTCAGAGGGGCTAAGAACTAATAAAAAAGTATCTTACTTCATTTGATTAATCTGAGCTTTCTCCACAGTTACCAGACCACCAGTAGTATTCTAGTATCAGCTTTCCATTAATATATCAGCTTGTGCATGGAAAAGGATCATCCAAGTGCAATTACATAATTTCTACTAAGAGGAAACATAGTGGGTATAAGACAAACCAAGAATCCACTACTGATCAGCACAGCACGGAAGGATGGATTTATACCCCACCAGCTTGGACAGGATATAAACAGATGCTTAACTTTATTTGGatgaggaagaaaaccaaactaTACATGACAAAGCTGGGGCCTGGAAACTGCTACAAGAAGTCAGTAGTCAATAAGAAACACTGTAATCTAACTACATTATGATCCATACATAGGtcttaaatatttctattgaaGTTCCTACATCTATGTCTCCAATTAACTTTTACTGAAACAGGTTcaatcaattttctttttttcatttaaacctTTCATTGACAAAAGACAGATATTCTTTAACTGTGTTCTTCTCAGAGGTACTGAGTAGTGAGTTTAAAATTTTCCTCTACAGTAGCTACATTTGGAAGGGAATTCAAATTAGTGAGATACTACTTTCAGCTCACACTCCTCAAATTCAAATCAACTTTCTTAAGCTCCCCTACGTTCCTTGCTACAGCACAAATGCATTGAAGACAGCAGATCATTTACAAGGGAGAAAAcctaaagacaaaaatatttttcctgaaatagcAAATACTCATTTGTGCTGTTAGTATTTAAAACTAGTGGTTagtgattgatttttttttctataaaactgGGGAGAAGGTTAATTCAGTATACTGACTCCTTGTTGCTGATTTGCTTGCAGAATCTCAGATACAGAAACTGCtagacagagagcctggctcAAGTCTGTGTCATCATCTTTGAGGCCCAGCAAGCTGCTGCCAAAAAGACTGTGGTTGTCCTAATaaggcaaggaaaagaaaagattaaGTGAAGCCATTGTCTTTATGTgtgaaagtttaaaataaaactatatcCATCGCAACATCAAGTTCCACACGTGCATATCCCATACACATAGAAATGAAACTTCTGATCAACTgaaattctttctgaaaatcatGGCAAGGTCTGCACTTCCAATACAAACATGCTTGTTCACCACTTCGTCCATGCCAACATAATACAGTGCCTCtggtatttgtttttaattatttgttttgttttttccccacaagAAAACCTCCCATGACTGTCTATGCACATCAGAGGTAGTACATACAAGCCGAGGGCAATGGTTATCAAATACTTCTGTTTCATTCATTCACTAAAACACCATGAGTAAGGAAGAGCTGCAAAAACAGTGCTGGTGATAATAGATTTATCTATAGTAAGagactttttcctctttgctaTTGCATATACAGCAAATACTGCTGTGCAGTGTACTACAACGCAATTGCATAAATATGAAGTTTAGCGTCATCAGTTCTTACAAGAACCTCATTTGGAAAATAAGGTTATCAGTCATGAAGTGAGAATATTGCAAAAACTTCTCTCATCTATCACTTAACCTTATCTTTTGAAGATCCTAACAGTAAATACCACCAAAGtaacaacatgaaaaaatattttaaaaaagaatattgcAATGGACTATTCAAAGTTACTGTCAGCTGGAGCTTAAACACTTGtcaaaaagaagagaatttcaaaattactgtGATTACCTTCCTGAAAGAAGCCGGAGTTTTGCTACAGTAATATTGTGCCAAAGAGAAGAGATCTTCTATATCCTCTAAATCAAGATTGGCTGGTGATGTTTCTAAGAATTCTGAGACAGATAAACAACATAAATGCAACACTAATTCAGACACAGAAATCAAGCAACACAGATCATAAAAgaacttatttttaataaggCATAACAATCTAGTGTATTGACTAACCATGAATATTGATCCACTCTCCAGACAAAAAGTCAAGATACAGGAAATACTCCTTATCCATAGAAAACTTATGTTTTTTGATAGGTATTAGAACCTTctatgcacttttttttttactaaattcTTACTTGTGTATAGTTTTACCTTTCAGTTCTAATTCTAAGTCAGCTACTTCTCTAAAGAGCTCTGACCACGAGAATCCTTTAAAATGAGCTCTTAATCAGTAGCACTGCTCTGTCTAGGATAACCCAAGAGTGTAGCTCTGCAGTACATAGCAAAGACACAAAATTCCAAGCACCCTCATTTTGAGCTACTGGAGATTATTAATTACCCTTTATTAtgtatgtaaaaaaatatacaaagatgagagttatttaaattttccactgaaatttaatgcattttctatAAAAACAATTAACTAGGCTCAAATCAAGTGCACATGAAGACAATCCAGAAAATGCAACAAGTGCAGTGGATTTAAAAAAGGATTTGACAGCTGTTGCTTTGGGCTTAGAAAGACCAGTTTCTGGTGATTGTTTCCAGTACTTCAAACTGAAGTATAGAACTAGGTGTGGGAGCACTAAAAGGAATAAGGAAATAAGGTCAAGGATAGGGCAGAAAAAGAACAGTAAGAAAGAATTAGTGTGTGAAGGGACTCattaagagaaaaatcacaTGGAACTAAACAATCTAGCTCTTTAGCAacaaaaaacagtaataaatgGGAATTACAGTATTTCACTAGCAGCTATGTAAGAGAAGTACTTACTTATCATTTCTTCTTTATCTGACTCTTGTGCTAAGATAACGTCTCTGAAAACAGTAAAGTCACAGGCATAGATTAAGTcagtaaaaccaaaatgaaacaaacctGGATTAAAACAGCGTCAGCAAAGAATGTCCCAAAGAATTAACTATACACTTACTTTGCATTGACAAGGATGATCaacattaagaaataaataaagaatgGATCTGCTTGTTGTAGATATCCATCCCATATTGCTTGAGTGACTTCAGCTGAACAGTAGTATGAGAAGAGGCTTCCAAGCtaaacatttggaaaataatgTGAGAAAAAGCAATTACCAGGAACAATCTTGTCATGAATACATTTTTAGAAGAGATACAAGatatctaaaagaaaataaacccaatAAAATTATGATAAAACCTACATCTGCACAGTGTACTGAATGATGGTTCTAACTTCTAAACCAATTTTTATGGAAACAGTGCACAACACTACAGATTATGTTTGATATGACTATTGTGAAGACAAAATTGGCTGTACACTGCCAGCCTTGCAAATTCAACCACAGATAACACAATCAAGCTGGAGTACTGTTTAGCTCACAGCCACTGCTAAATACCAATTATACCAACAAGACAATCATAAGAGAATATATTTACTCAAATAGCATAGCAATTAGGGCTTTGAAAGGATCCTGcaaacataattatttttattttccacagtaGAGTTGGGCTAATTGAACATAGTTGCACATTAGTTTGACAACATCACTTATTTAGCATTACATTATGATGCTTTATGACTGAGTAATTAAACATTTGCAAGcatcagaaatttttcattacCATTTAAGAAACTCTTTGCCTGTTCTCATGCTCCCACTGGAAAATACATCCTCTCTGATATACAAAGTTCAAAGCAGATAAAAGGTAGGATCTTCTTACCACACATGCCAGATTCACAATCACACCTAACTCAAATGCATACTACCTGACTTCACTGGGGTCTTACTGAACTTGCTGATGCACACGAATTCCACATACATTCACAAATGTACCAACACAGCTATAGCTTTCAAAAGCTTGGTAGCTGTTTTAAAACACTATCATGGAATATTTCAACACTTCCTAGTATAGTTTTATagcaaaagataaaaaagatcTATTCAATTCTGACTCAAAAGCAACTGAAGACAAAACACCCATGAACAAGATGACAATGGTCTCTGTATGTTGCTTATATATTTCTAAGTATTAGCGATATACCTAAACAGACAGATTTTTCACAgatgaaacagaattttactgtaatttcattatataaaatgaaacttaagatttttttcctaaaattgtACACCAGGAAGCATGGTGTTGAGGACTGGCAGTTACACCAGCTTACTTCACTACCATCTTTCAGAAAGAAGATTCTTTTTCTAATTCAGTTCCAAAATTCGAATAAACAACTTCAAAGAATTTTGTATGTACTAAggaaaattctattaaaaaatgaaaattgagtGACAAAAAAGGACCTGATTTCTCTTTTGAAGGCTCATGAGACTGGCAAAAGGTAGATTTTGAGAATGAGAAAATTTTTCCAGACAcacttttatattaaaattgaCAGCAGccttaaaaaagaacaaacaaacaaaaaaaaccaaacaaacaaaaaaaaacaaacaaaaaaaccaaaaaaaaaccccaaagacaGACCTCACAGTTTAATAATTCATTCATTTTCACTTCTTTAACTGAAAATTCACAATGttgaagaaaattttacatAGCCAATGAGTACGAAAGAAAAACCTAGAAAAGTTCATGGGTCAAAGCCTTCTCTATTAAATTACATTCTTTGCCTGTGCAAGCACAGTATCATGATTTTGTATTACATATACAAAGTAGACTGGATACAAAGATTTTGTTTTAGTCCTGCTAcacaaaatttataaaaaatgaTTGAGGTAAGTATCTTTGTAACTACCCATAATCTGAGGCAGTTTTGAAGAGGAAATGACTAATGCTTCAAAAGTTGTGAAATACATGTGCCTAAATTCTAAAAGACATACATATATGCCTTAGCAGGAAGGTTTCTAAAACAATTCATACTTCAGCTTTAAAAGACCTGATGTTTACCCAAATCTACAACATACAGCTGCCCACAATCAAAACTAAAATCAGGACTTCTTGCTATTTGAGTACGTCAGCTGCTCTCATTCTTCCTTACTCCAAGAAGTTCCTAATATCAGTGGCTCAATAAGGACTCAcccaataaaataaaagtgtgaCATTAACAAGACCTCATACCTCATGCTAAACACTAAAGACAAAAAGCCCACACTATATTAAAAcatgcaatttattttaatatatgcaGTTCTAATTGCATGTACTACTCTTCCGTAAACTGGCAACATGTACttaaattttaacagaaatttattttttcattatgtttcCCTACTTTCACTTTATTACCCAGTTGAGTGCATATGAATCCGGAGTCATCTTCTTGGTATCAAGAAAGGAACAGAGTTCAGGCTCATGGTACTGAAGCAACAGTCTAAATAGATGAAAGGGTCTTCCTTTCATAAAACAGTCCCTAAAAAGTATCAATGAAAACAATAAACTCCCCTGTAATATTGCAGCTTTAAGACTTACAGTAGCAATTCTTTAGTATCTGTGATCATGTAAGTTCCTGTACATTGCTTTTTTAATTCACAGGGACTGATCATGAAGTCAGCTTCCCTCAAGAGtcaaaaaaccaaccaaacaaatcaATGCAAACGAACAAAAAACCCATAACACTGAAACCCCCACTAAATTATCAAGGCAGCAGAATGAAATACTGCTTGACATATTATATAATACAGAAGTatttaaagcagatttaaatCTCAAAGAAAGTCTAGCATGGTACCAATGGAGCAGAGATTCACTGATCCACTGTAAATTGCCTTTCTATGTCTTTCATTCTccaactgaagagaaaaaaatcaggaaacagTCTACATCTCATTGAAACACCATCTATATTCCTACAGAGAAGCTCAAATAGCAGATACTCTGCAAGCCTTCTACAGCTGAAAGCACCAGGCCATATTGCCACTATCCCCGAACAGCTCGCAGAGCCCAAGAGTGTTTCAGAGCAGAAAGGGACACGAGCTGAGTCAAGTTACAGGACGGATAAATGCTTGCTTTCTGCCACTACAgcaaacatgcatttttcatattttgagcACATATCCATCAGCCAGGTTGGAATCTTCTCTCAAGGCAATCAGACTAAGATCTTTAATTATAGACTATCCAGCCTTGCTGAAGCATCATGGTACTCTAACATACATAAAAACTTACTTTAGTAAGAGCACCTACATAACAGCACGAAAAGCTCAAATTTAGTAtttgtcattaaaaatatctagcaacttaaaaaaaataatttcagtccCAACTCAATAGAACATAGGGAAAATATCAACTACTTCTAAAGAGATTTTGAGACTTAATTAGTGCTTATGAACTACTGTTTCTGAAGGGATAGAAGTATTTTAGATATCAAAAATGCTAggaaagggaacaaaaaccacttTCACACAACCTATGTGAATTAGttcataaaaaatgtttttgata
This sequence is a window from Vidua chalybeata isolate OUT-0048 chromosome 2, bVidCha1 merged haplotype, whole genome shotgun sequence. Protein-coding genes within it:
- the TBC1D23 gene encoding TBC1 domain family member 23 isoform X3, with amino-acid sequence METLNQSAEAIRDIVKIQDLADALEEGGCDLETVRNIIQGRQLPADLRAKVWKIALNVVGKGDSLASWDGSLDLPEQSIIHKDCQELIDQLSVPEEEKSVLTLDIESVITFYCKSRNVKYSSCLGWIYLLKPLVHLHLPRSDLYNYFYAIMNKFIPRDCFMKGRPFHLFRLLLQYHEPELCSFLDTKKMTPDSYALNWLGSLFSYYCSAEVTQAIWDGYLQQADPFFIYFLMLIILVNAKDVILAQESDKEEMIKFLETSPANLDLEDIEDLFSLAQYYCSKTPASFRKDNHSLFGSSLLGLKDDDTDLSQALCLAVSVSEILQANQQQGEGVRFFVVDCRPAEQYNAGHLSTAFHLDSDLMLQNPSEFAQSVKSLLEAQKQSIKSGSIAGGEHLCFMGSGREEEDMYMNMVLAHFLQKNKEYVSIAKGGFMALQQHLADINVEGPDNGYGHWIASTSGSRNSISSVDGDSPNSSGDGKGVKSLVNKMTVALKTKSVNVKEKVISFIENTSTPVDRIPFNISWPDRASLERHVSSSDRVGKPYRGVKPVFSIGDEEEYDTDEIDSSSMSDDDRKEVINIQTWINKPDVKYNFPCNEVKENGHMFPSHLLVTATHMYCLREIPSRKGLAYIQSRQALNSVVKITSKKKHPELITFKYGNSNTSGIEILAVERYLIPNAGDATKAIKQQIMKVLDALES